The sequence below is a genomic window from Meles meles chromosome 3, mMelMel3.1 paternal haplotype, whole genome shotgun sequence.
AGCCTGAGAGCTACCATAActcagttactttaaaaaaaaaaaaaaaaaaatccggccTCTGCTACAAATCAACTCCACCCTGCGAACCCTGCCAAAAATTAGAAAGACATCCACTCCAAAAGTTTACCGTGGTTATCCGAGTGGTGGGGTTATGAGTCAGTTGTGttgttttccttgtatttttctgTACTTTCTCTAACATACAGTTTCTGGCTTTGGCcatgtaaaaagaaagaaaggcaacaaatcctatttaaaaaaacaaaactaggggtgcctgggtagctcagtgggttaaagcttctgccttcggttcaggtcatggtcctggggtcctgggatggagcccctcatcaggctctccgctcggcggggagcctgcctccccctctctctctgcctgcctctctgcctacttgtgatctctgtcaaataaataaataaaatctttaaaataaataaataaataaataaatagcaaaactaAACAAGCTAATCATGCAATTGTACCCCTGTATGTTACTGCCTGGCAGTTGAGAAGCCCACCAGCATCGTGACAATGACAGAGCAGAGGCAGCTCTGCCTGTGTCCCCACATCATGCCTCAGGTCAGGGCTGGTGTCTggaatcccctcccccaccagcttcCAAAGGTGTCCCAGCAGAGAGCAGACCACAACACAGAGAGGATTTGTGTCAGCCAAGGACAGGAATGGGAACATGCTAGAGTGAGGCCAGCCAGACACCACAGCAGCAAGGAGGGGATTCCCTTCCCGTCCAACTGTCTCTGATGTTCAGGCCTCCCTGACATCTGCGTGTTGGGAGGGAGGGCGTCAGTTCATCTGCAAACACTGCATTCTTCTCCTAAGACTATCCATTTGATGCACATTGTTCTAGAAGTCGGGAATATCCTGTTTTCCAGACCCGGAGGGATCAAGTACTATTTAATAACTGGGAGAAACAGCCAGCAGAAAACAATCTTTTGAAGAATTCCTGAAGTCTTCCTGGGGCTGTGGGATGGATTTGCCTCAGTTTGGGGCCCCTGCCATACAGTCTGCTTACTGATGTGAACTCAGTCCAGCAACCAGTCCTGCGTCTGTCTACTGAGTCTGGGCCCTGTTGGGCTCCAGTGCTTGAGGCGAGCAGGCTGGGCAGAAACAGCCATATTTCTAAAAGTGAGATGCAACTCTTACAAGTTTCTATAACAATCTCTATTTTTCATGCATCACGTGCAGACTTCTTACTGGATACAGTGCTGTTGCTCATATCAGTGGGTATGACTGCTTTGAATCTGAGGTCCAGTTCAAGCCCACACCACCCCGACTCGGGACAGAATTCCTTGCAGGCTATTTGACAGGCTATGTGTCAGGGAATGGATTGCAGTGGAGCTCTCATCCATCCTCATTTCTTGCATTCTTCTGTGTGATTCTCTATGATGAGGCAGTATTCCACTAACAAAGACTCAATTCTAATATTTGATGGTGATATCCATTAAGAAAAAATGTAACAAGCTCAAACAACTAATCACTTCCCATGAATAACTATTTAAGACAAGGCTAAAATAGGTTAAGTTTTTAAAGGAAGTTAATTGTCACAATATATTAAGTAGATAATTGTATTATGGGACACAGATACAGCACAGTCAGAAAAGTGAACATTAAGTGATTCTTTCTGGCCAATAACTGTCCTAGAAGCTGCTACTTGGCCaatctttcccccacccccctttctctctgttcttaaTCTTAGCGTCTCAGAATGAAGCTGAATGGAGAATAAATTGCTTACCAGAAAAAAGAGTTGCAACCAGTTTTAATAATGATTCTAGTAACTTTGAGAGAGTGTCAACAAAGACTTATTGCTTCTCTGGCAACAGAGCAGGGGAACCGCTTATCTCCTCTTCAGATCGGGCTCCAGAACCATCACGCCCTCCCCTCTCCAAGAGCGGGGCTCCTAAATGTTTATGGACACAGACACGCTCACTCTCCGGCTCATAAGCACGTCCACGCTGTCTCGGGGGCTCTGTGCGCGTGCGCGCCTGACATGGTAACCAGATGAGGCGCTGCGTCTAGGCTCCCCCTGTTATTTGTATTAAATAATGACATGATGATGTGGGTGGCCTGTAATTCCCCCGTTTTCTGTTAACCACCCTGCCCAAGTAAACTGTTTCCTGATCTCTCCTAGATGGAAATCCTCTATGAACGTAGAAGCCATTAGCAGAGTAATTGCTGTCTGTTACCATGACAACCAGCCGCTGCAGTCACCTGCCCGAAGTGTTGCCAGACTGCACCAGCTCGGCTGCGCCGGTGGTGAAGACCGTGGAGGACTGTGGCAGCCTAGTGAATGGGCAGCCACAGTATGTCATGCAAGTTTCGGCCAAGGACGGGCAGCTGCTGTCAACAGTGGTGCGGACTCTTGCCACCCAGAGGTAGTACCgctattaaaataattgaatCTGTAATTGATCCGGACGACTCTCTGTCAGATGGAGACAGGCCAGAGGGAACGTAATGAGCGCTCAGGTCTTTGTGTCAGGTGAGAGGAGGCGCTACCCAAGTTCTCTTCTCGCAGTTTCTATAGCGATGGGGCATAAAGCTCAAGTTCCCCTTGTTGAGTTTTCCTCTTCAAGTTGCACGTACAGAGAGAGCCAggcaggcaaagaccccacaagACACAGGGTGCTTTCACTGTGTTTGGTATGTGGACACTGCCGTGGTAATTATGCTCTTGTTGCCAGGTGCTAACAAAGGTGGCCCTTTGTGAGGCTTGGAGGAAGGAGGCACCTGATTTCAGGTGACAGAGCCGAAGTGATTGGACTTATGGGCACAACTGCTGAAGGGACACTCCTGGTGCTTGTGCCAGTCAGCGCTGGCTGATGGAGCACCGCCCGGGGCTTCTTCCTGGGTGAGCCTCTTCTCTGGCACATCCCCATTTGGGGGCCTCTTCTGTGGCCCCCTCCTTTGTGCCCCATGGGCCCCCCAACTTCTGAGCCTTCCCAACACACCCTGCCCTACGAGGTCCTTTTGTTCAAATTACCACAACTTGTCTCCCCTGAATGAGGAACCGAAGGGAGGCCAAAGGCTCTGAACAACGCAGAGATGGCTCATCCAGGCCCGCACTTTGTCCCTGGAGGTCTCTCCTCTTGTGCTGTTGTTCTCCAGCGGCAGACTGAGAGCCATGGGTTGCCCAGCCAGTACATGCTCCTTGGCTTCTCCAGATTTCTGTCAGGATAAGTAGGGACAGGTCTGATCAATAAATGTATGGTGGGTATCAACACTGGACCTGACCTCTGATACCAACACCACTTCTGACCCAGAGGCTTTAGGCCAGTCACTCACACACTGACTGCTTACTTCAGTCTGAGCAAGTCAACCACACCCTACAGCAGAGACCCGGGCCCACACGCACCTCTGGCAGGACTGCTGGCAGCACCAGAGCATTTCCTGTCCCAGCCTGGACATGGTGGCCGCCAGACATGGACTCACACCCTTGTGCATCTTGGAAAAGCTGCCGGTGCGTCTTTAGCCGATTGGCACAGCTTTTGCTAAGGGATAAAGTAGAAAGAAGTCAATATATATCTTCCCACCTCTCGAAAAGCTTCTAATAATTGGTTAGGACTCAGAATATGACAAGGCGATGAGCATCATTGCTCATCTCTGAACTGAGACAGGTCACTGTATGTGCACCCATCACCCTGGCAGCCTTGAGACACACCTTGTTTAGTCAGGAAGAACAGGCTACAGAGCTAAGACGACTTAGACCTGTGAGGCTGGGTGTGTTTGTGCACATGTGTATCAGGGGTTTTCACATGTTCTCATCACAAGGTCGTGTAAACCAGATTATTTCCAACTTTCACATGCATTTGACTCAGTGGGACTGAAGGAGCCAAGAAGAGCCAGAGAAAGGTCAACTCCTTCAactttcctctcccagccctgagTGGGTCCCACTTCCGGGCAAGTAGGAAGGaagtcttttcctcttttaatcccctttcAGCCTTCACTCATTCCCAGGATCATCCCAGAAAGGCCCCTGGGAAGCAGCAGTGCTTCCATGGCAGTTTCCATTTGGCTCATAGATAGTGTCAAAGAGAGCGATGGGTCCAGGTCAGGTGGGGCCAGGTAGAGAGGCTGGTCCTCAGGCAGGCACATACAGGGATAACATAGTTTAAAACCAAATGCCCAGTAAAGGACAGTATGAAAAGCGATACAAGATGATGTCTATCAGAAAGGAACGGTCCTCTCCTAAGACACAGTATGCACAGGAGCTGAGGCCATCTCAGTCTGAGCCCTTCATTGGCCACTAACTTCCCTGATGAGCACTATGTCATTTGATTTTTCCCTGACCTGAGTTTTCCTGTAGGTGAAAACAGTCACCATTAACAACACGTTTCCTGCATGCAGGTCCTTATTCTAAGCTTCGGATTTGGGCCATCTTTTCTCATCCTCACATCACCTGCAGGGAAGGCAGGCACCATTCTTTGCACCTGTGTTAGAGAGGAAGAAACTAAAGTACAGAGAGATGACTTATTTGTACCAAGTCAGCCAACTGGTAGGCAGCAGagctggggtccagagcctgccTCGTGAACCACCATGCCGCGTGCCTTCCCAGAAAGCACAGGGCTGGTTTGTCTTTTTCCAGAACGGCAGAGCTCTCGACCGAGGCCATCTCCATAGGACATACTCATTACTTGCATTCAGCTTAGTGCCCGTAGCATCCCAGAGAGCATCCTTGGAAAGCTCCAGGACCACTTGCCCTCAGCTCAGTGCTCTGGGTCAGATGGCACTTCCGTGTTAGGGCTTGAGAGTTCGCTGCCAGTTAACCTGCCTCCCCTCACTCTCCCACCCTaatgagagaagaaatgaaaagaaaccgAGTACCTGAAAGTGTCCTGGTTTGGTTCAAAAGACACAATTTGCCTAGAAACTGCAGCTGATGTCATTTCAAaacaatttctgtttttaatgtgaGGGACAgttcttgttttctgattgtttctgATGTTTCCAACATCCGTGTCCAAGACAAAAGTAACAGGCTGCTCACATTCACCCACTCTCAGCCCTGGGCCACCCCCTCCTTCTTTATATCAGCAAAAGGAGATGGCCAAGAACCCCGGCCCTGGCCCCCACGGCCGTGTACACAGAGTGTACCTCTAGGGTCTGAATGCAGGGGTCTGTTTGAGCGGTTGCTGCCGGGGAAGGTCTAAAGGACCCAGAGCCAGAGGACTGTCCTCACGGTGACGGCGTCCAGCCTGGTGACCAGCAGATGCCCCTCCTTCTTTTGCAGTCCCTTCAATGACCGGCCAATGTGCAGGATCTGCCATGAAGGCAGCAGCCAAGAGGACTTGCTCTCCCCCTGTGAATGCACGGGGACCTTGGGGACAATCCATCGGAGCTGCCTGGAGCACTGGCTGTCGTCCTCAAACACCAGCTACTGTGAACTCTGCCACTTCCGGTTTGCAGTCGAGCGCAAACCCAGGCCGTTAGTGGAGGTCAGTAATTGGGGCACGTCCTGAAAACTTCACTCTAATGAGCAAATGATGTCTGCTTTTATTCCCGGATCGCAAACCGGGTGCAGCTCAGTGAAGCACAGCAGTAGCAGCgtgtgaaagtgtgtgtgtgtgtgcatgtgtgtgagagacaCAGAAGCAGCTCGCACGCTCACTCTGGAGCCAGCAGTAGAAAGGTGATCTCTGTGAGGAGACAGGAGAGGACAAGTCAGTGTGAGGAGAGTGGGGAAGTTGACAGAGCTGCTCTCCCTTTTCCCATCCCTCTGAAGTGGAACAAACAGATCCATCGCTCTCTTTATATACCATCTGCCCAGTTTGAAGCAACAGGTAAGTGGGCATTTGGGTTGCATAGCCCAAGAGGTCTCTGTGGAAAAATAGAGGTGCAGAGGATAATGGATGCCAACTCAGCCTTCTGGGCTTTGAATAAGTTCCATGACCTTAGGTAAGTAATTTTACCTCTCGAAATTACCGTGAAGCTTAAACGAGGTAAGATTTCTAAAGCACTTAGAATACCAAGTACAtatccaagtgtttgaattttttttaaaaatcctataggAAATTATACACAAGCATCTTTCAGCTAATAGCCTAGCATTGgaatctcttttctttaaaaggcaGGCATTTCAACCCAGCTATTAAAATGGTAGAACACGCTTTCATATTTCAGGAGCCACACACTTCTACTTTAGACCAAGGATCTAGTCCTTTGGTCTTAGCTAGAAGACAGCAGAAAATATCATTAGCCTATTTTGCCCTCTCTCCTACCCTCAATTTCTACCAGTCAATTAAAAATTtgatattaggggcacctgggtggctcagagggttaaagcctctgccttcggctcaggtcatgatcccagggtccgagccccacatcgggctctctgctctgtggggagcctgcttcctcgtctctctctgcctgcctctctgcctagttgtgatttctctctgtcaaataaataaaatattttaaaaaaatttgatattAGCGACAATAAATATTCTAATGTATTATGAGCCAGAGCTAATTGAAAGAGACCAAGACCAAGATTATGGACCTCTAATCCAGACCCACTGATAACCTCCCCCTTCTTTCAGCAGCTGACCCGGCAGAACTTTGGCATTAAACTAAAGCTAGAAATCAAGATGCCCTTCTTGGAGACTATTTAAAACAGGACGTTATAATCTCGGCCCTTATGGCTCTGGAGAGCTCTCATATACCTGGTCTCCTGTCTGACCTTGAAAATTTAATCAGGACCTATAAACTGGGGC
It includes:
- the MARCHF3 gene encoding E3 ubiquitin-protein ligase MARCHF3 isoform X1, encoding MTTSRCSHLPEVLPDCTSSAAPVVKTVEDCGSLVNGQPQYVMQVSAKDGQLLSTVVRTLATQSPFNDRPMCRICHEGSSQEDLLSPCECTGTLGTIHRSCLEHWLSSSNTSYCELCHFRFAVERKPRPLVEWLRNPGPQHEKRTLFGDMVCFLFITPLATISGWLCLRGAVDHLHFSSRLEAVGLIALTVALFTIYLFWTLVSFRYHCRLYNEWRRTNQRVILLIPKSVSVPSNQQSLLGLHSVKRNSKETIV